From Rhinolophus sinicus isolate RSC01 linkage group LG15, ASM3656204v1, whole genome shotgun sequence, the proteins below share one genomic window:
- the LOC141568958 gene encoding LOW QUALITY PROTEIN: mediator of RNA polymerase II transcription subunit 9-like (The sequence of the model RefSeq protein was modified relative to this genomic sequence to represent the inferred CDS: substituted 1 base at 1 genomic stop codon): MASARVSSVLATKENYSFLPLVHNIIKCMDKDSPDTHQDLNALKAKFQEMXKVISTMPGIHLSPEQQQQQQLHSLREQVRTKNELLQKYKSLCMFEIPKE, encoded by the coding sequence GTGCTTGCAACAAAGGAGAACTACTCCTTTTTACCTTTGGTTCACAATATCATCAAATGCATGGACAAGGACAGCCCGGACACCCACCAGGACCTGAACGCCCTCAAGGCCAAGTTCCAGGAGATGTAAAAGGTCATCAGCACCATGCCTGGCATCCACCTgagcccagagcagcagcagcagcaacagctgCACAGCCTCCGCGAGCAAGTCAGGACCAAGAATGAGCTTCTGCAAAAGTACAAGAGCCTCTGCATGTTCGAGATCCCCAAGGAGTAG